Part of the Camelus bactrianus isolate YW-2024 breed Bactrian camel chromosome 23, ASM4877302v1, whole genome shotgun sequence genome, ATGTTTATGGATGTAATTATTTTGACCTATCGGTTGTCAGAAGTTATTTTGTTAGCTTGTTTTAGGttcctttgtgttccctaaattCTATTCCCTCTGGAATAATTTCTTCTGTTTAATTTGGTCTTTGTCTTTCATGCTGCAATATTTTTCAACTCTCTGGTGATCCTTGGTTGGCTCTTCACAACTAAGACTAAGGAAATGGAGAGCTCTAAGTAAATGTTCTTGGGGAAGTTTGTTAACTGGTATTCTGTATTTGGCGGTGTCAAGTAGAGAACCAACTAGTATGCTGGTGATCCCTAAGGAATAGAATGTAGGATTCTTTGGaatcatttcatttctttagagAAGCACCTCTAGCTTTTTGCCTTAGAAGTTGATGCCTGGTTgtcaggttttctttttgtcaGGATAGGGATGTTAACTCTTCTGTATAGAGACTTTCAATTAATTCTTTTTACGAGTCCCACATCCCACTACAGCCCTATGCCATATCTGGGTTTCTGCATCCTGAGCACCTTCAGGGTCTGTGATGCTGCTAATCTTCCTCCTTGGCTACATCTTCAggttcttctctttctccttctcctcctcctcattcttctttttttttttttttccaacaatgaTGCAATTATTGAGCAGATGCAATTCTTAACTGGTCCCACAAATAACCTTTTAAGTAAGTATAAGATGGTTTGCCAACACCAGCAACAAGACTGGTAGTGGAGCTAAGAACAGGCGACAGGCCTTCTTAAGGCTGATCTTGATACCCTGCCCTAGTCTGACAAACTTAATTGAAAAGAATTTACAGCACGTGAATATTTTAGGATTGTAATCATCCAGACACACACTGAAAAGTAGTCCTCTTACCATTATTTTAGTCAGAAAGAGCTATATAAAAACGTCAAATATTGTTTTGTTCAAATGCCatgctattttgtttttaaaagcctCTCTTTCAAAGCCACCTCTCTTCACGACAGTAGTGCTCTGGCAGTGAATTAAGTGGTCTAGGATTTGCTGAAATGGTGGCTAATTTCTGGTCCCAATctggaatttaaaacaaataaattattttaatattaccCACTCTGAAATTTTAACACATTGTCCTTTCAGCAAAAATTGTATGCAGTAACAAAATAATTTACAGGATTTAAGACAAAGGAATATATTCAAAAGATGTAGAAAAAAGAACTTGGTCAAAAGTTTACTTCTCTGCTTCAGTCTCTGATCAAGACATATTATTGAATTATgccaaaatgttaataaaatgaaataaatttacattttgacATCCTAATTCTAGAcactccctcaaaaaaaaaaaaaaaccctctttaaaCCCTACATTATAAACAGGCCACTTTGGATCCTCTTTTGTATTAAACTACAGTTGTTACTAGCCCTAAATTCATACCCATTGGAGTTCCCTCATGTCTTACAACCCCTTGTCTACAATCAGTAACAGTTCTGCTTATCTAAAGGTAAGGTTTAAGGAGCTTGGGTTGAATACTGCAGTCATCACATCTATACCTAATGAACCAAAGACTAGAGCGTTTCAATGATAGAGTTGTAATAAAACTTTATCACGTACAGTGCTATGTCCTGTATTAGGTGTGTTACTTACATTAACCCTATTATTCACAGTAACCCTCAGAGGCTACTGACATCATCACCACCTCAAAAAGATTAATTAACTTACACAAGTTTACAGAATTTGTGGGAAGAGCCCACATTTCACCCAGGATTAGCAGGCCCCAAAGTTCCTAATCTTTTCACTGTTCTATTCCACCTTCCACAGCACTTCAACagcatggaaagaaagaaacatttcttgaTATTAAGAATGGGTAACATGTCGTTAACCCAGGCATTAAAATCTGCCATCTCTGGAAgactttaaaaatctaatttaattaAGTATGATCTTGTCTGTAGTCAGTAACCATGTGACTTCTCGAAGTTTACTGTTGGGTTAAACAGTAACTCTGACCTATAGGGGATTTCATTGCATTCCAGGGAACTATATGAAAGTAGTTCAGAAGTGTTAGGAATACTACTTAACAGCCTTAGTGATCCTTGTTGTAGGAGTTATCATGGAGCTGAATCATATACACATTTAACCAGGTAAATTCTACAATAAATGTTTTGAGAACACACAGCAACATTTTGGGGGGATTCCTTCTGCCATTCCACTTAGCGAGTATATACGCCCACAAATAGTGGATGCTATCAAGCCTGAACTATACTGTACAGATTTGGGGGCGGGGAATACTATGGAAAGAACTTGtgaaatgattttttggatttccTTATCGTTTGACAAAGGGAAATTATTGTTCATGTGGATTTGTGGTGATGGCTTTGAAAGTcatcattgaaaaataaaatgaagaattaaTAGAGaaccaaagataaaatttaaccAACTTGCTGAAGAATCCCATGTGTTCCAAACACTTTAATGATGTAATATCATTTAATATTATCATTTTGAgcaatttaagaaatttaaatgatGACTTTGATTATATGTGATTAATAGCTTATGCACtgatttaagaaataaatcccAGTATAAGATGCAATTCTCTTTTAttaggttttttaaaacaaatatttattatgtttattcttgatcaataataataatagctaacatttttggAGGCTTTTTAATGTTATGTACAGGCACAATGCTAGAGTCTTTAAGTGGACATATCAATTCTATTAGGTAGAtactatttttatcctttttgcaCGTGAGAAAATGGAAGGTCAGAGAGTCTAAGAGTCACATTGCTACAaaaagcatatattttattttggaagaatgaattttttgaattatttggCACCAGGTTGCATAAAATCAGGGCAACTTTCATCCGAGGGGCCATCTCACCCTCCCAGGCTCATAACAGAGTCTTCATGTCTTCCACTGTGTCTTGCTCATAatcagtgcttaataaatatttcctaaataaataaatgaacatctatgtgctgagaaaacatttttactgAGTGAGAATTTCTAAGGTAATAACTATGATCTGTAACGATCTATATAGAATCTGTTCTTCAATCATTaccaaataagaaataagaactgAATGTGAAATACAAATCATTGCTAATCTAGACATATGCTCTGCCCCGAAAATCTGATGACAAAGACTGGTCAAATggataagattaaaaaaaaaaaaaccaaacctaccCTTTGATAAACAACCAACAATATTTACTTTATCTTATCCTGTGAAAATCCCTTCCTCCAAATACTCCTTTAAAGAGTCAGTTTCTCAAATTCAACAAAAGCTCGATCCAGTCCCTGCTCCTTTCCCTGTCAAGTGCTCAGATTTGTGGCAACTCTCTGTTAGGTCCCTGGCAGACCAGCCTTTGCCTACTTGATTGATgttgtttataaaataattaccacCTAAGTCTCTCTCAAATCCATCTAAATTTCCCATCATCAGTTGCCTAAACCACTGGTTCTTAACTTGGCTGCACGGCAGAATTATCTGGgtaattttaaaagtcactgaTGCTTGGAAACTCCTCCCTCGCACCAGGAGATTCTGGCTTAATTAGTATTAAGTGTAtctggattttaaaaagtgatgtaGCCAAGGTTAAGAAACTTCATCCTAACTACTGCAATTACATCCTGACTCTCCATATTCAATTTTTGCCCCACTCTACTCCCCACCCTGCCTGCTTCTTTTCTCCAGTTAGAGTAATCTGTTCAACATGCAATTTTAATCAAGTCCCCTCCACCCTCCTTAAAACTTTTCACTAGTTTCTCATTAATCTCAGGCTAAAGTCCCCAAACCTGAAAATGGCCTGTAAAGCCCTACTTGTTCTGATCTTGCTGCCTCTCTGGTCACATCCTGCTCCACCCTTACTGATTTCTGTGCTCCAacacattcacttttttttttaatttcctcaaaCATGTCATGATCCTACCACAGTGCCTTTGTACATGCTGTACTCCCTGAGAAGCTCTTCCCCCATTCCTTGCATAGTTTACTTTTAGCTCATCTTTCAGCTCTCACCTCATCATTTTTCTGACCTATTATATGCTGCTATAGCACCTCCTGTACTCTGCTTCATAGGACTTATGGCAGGTGAAATTTTATGCAGATTTCTGTTCTGGTTCCCCACCGAAGCTCCTTGAatgtagaaactttgtgtttatttctttttcacctgGTATTGCACACTGACTGGCATATAAGTAGGCTCTCAAATTATTTACTGAAAGAATATGTAAAAATGAGTGAAAATGTGCTTGACATCAAATCTATCACCAAGTCCACCTGATGTCACCTCCAAAATGTCCCTGGAacccatttatttcttttcatccttcctgctggtccaagccaccatcatctctggTCTCAACTACTAGTTTGGTCTGCACACCCTCCCTTTTGTTTCTCTCCAAACaatgtttatttctctcttaaCCACAGCCAGACTgacctttttaaaatacaaatcatgTGTCACTCCTCTGTTCAAAATTCTTCCAAGTCTTTCCATTGCTCTTAGAAGAGAATCCAAACATCTTACTGGTCTTATCCTCACTGAAGACCCACCAAGCTACACTGgcctcctttctgttcctcaaacCTGCCAAGCCCTTTCCAGCTGCCAAGCTTTAGCACttattgtttatttctcctgAAATGTTCTTTACATGATTCATTCTTATTTTCCAGGGCTCAGCTAAAATTGTATAGTGGTTTTCCCTGCCTGCACTAATAAAAGTAACCTCCCTTAGCTACACTCATCACTGTTTATTCCCTTTACAGCCCTACTaccatctaattttttaaaaaagtgtaccTGGTTATGCTTTCTTTGCCTGTCCATAATGTCAGCTCTAGGAAAGCAGATGTCTTGTTTATCCTGGTCACTGTACCCTCGGCAGACAGCACAGAATCTGGTTTGTACTGGGTGTTCACTCAGTGACTGAACTATCTTATGGTTGGTTGCCAGCTTCCAAGATGGACCCCAATGAttcttccccctgcccccccccccgccccggtaCCCCTGCCTTGGGTTCTCCCCTTGCACACTGCTTCAGGGCTGGCTGTGTGTGACTTTTGAACTTAAGTCTAAACTGATGGCTTACCAGCTGCCTTCTTGAGTAGGTTTCTATGTCTTTAAGCCTCTGTGTCCTCTTCTGCTAAATGGAGTTCATAACAGTGCCTCCTTTGAGGAAGCCATGATGACTCACTGCAGCCATGACTGTGTGTACACATTTGTGAGTAAGTCACTGAGCAGAGTTTGGGGCctatgacagatattttaaattctaacaACTATCCTATAATGCAGACTTTGACTCTGCATTTTACAGAGCCACAAAAAGGTTTGGGAAGTCAAGTGTCTTGGCCACCCCACATAGCTAGAGTGTGCCAGGCCCTTGGGGCCCCCCAAGGCCTGAATCCTGCTCACTGCTTCACCCAGCTGCGTCCTGTGGTCTTGCCACAGCCTCCCAGATGCTCTCCTCACCTGCTGCCTGTGTCTTCTCCAGCCCAGGATAAGCAGCCTGACAGACCAGCATCCTCTGATCCTGACTGGATCACTCTCTTAACTCTGATTGGACCACGGCTCTGGTTGTCCAAATTCAATTTTCCAAACTCCTGCAGCTCCTTTCAGTCCAGGCATTCTCTCCTGCTCTGCCAGTCCGCACTGTATGTCCCAGTCCCTGGTCCGCCTTGCCCAGTCAGGCCAGGGTCGTCACAGCTGGGGGCCTCCCTACTCTCCCACTCCCCAcaaatctcctcctcctccttcttattCACTGCCCCTGGTTACAGTGTTCCCATCCGGGGTTTCCCCCGGTTTTTCACCATGCAAatctttctatttttacatttataactTTATAACACAGACTATTTCACTATTGTCAGGAATTGTACTTATGTGCCTTTTTAATACAAAATCACATAGTTACAATTTAAGTAATGGCTAATCAGCCTTTCACAGATTCTAGTTTTTGCCAATAGcatcaagttttcttttttccttctttttaacacTGTTATTGTGgtctggttcctgtacagtaaactgcacatatttcagatgcacaatttgatgaattttgatagttgcccacacccatgaaaccaccaccacaatcaagatagctaacatttacatCACTCCCCAACagctgcaaattttgaactcctgattcatcccttcccacctgctttccctcctggtaaccgtaGTTTGTTCTCTGCCTCCACCATGCAAATCTTATCCGTCCAGGCCCGGTTTAATTCCCCACTGGTGCATGCTGCTTTCCTGGCTCTTCAGGCCCCAAGTGACCTCATCTTTCAACTTCTGCTCCCCTACTTGGTACTTCATGATTCTCTGATAGGTTGATTATTCCCTCATCTTCCGAATTAGATTGTGAGCTCCCTGTGGCTGAGGTCACAGACTGGACTTCCTTTTACTTCACCCCACCTGGCCCACGTGGGGACATAGTAGATGGTAAATATTACTTTGCTAAACATCCATCTGGTTCTTCAGGTTTGGAAAGAATTAGGAATTGTCTTCTAAAATAAGCAAGGGAGAAACCTTttgtgtctgtctaacaggatTTTCACACAGCAGGAGAATTGTAATGAAGTGTTTACTATCACTTTGGAAACTAGAGGCTACTTAGATTCCCTCATGCAAGGGAATCAGATTTCACATTGGGTcagtcttgtttttgtttttttgttttttttttttctgcttattctaCAGGGATAGGAACCCCACTGATACTTCCTGACCACCTCATCTTTTCAAcccctccccagcacctggcaatGTCCCCCATCTCACCCTGGCTCCCTTTAACCTCACCCTCCCAGGGTGAGGGACCCTAACTCCTAccatcctgcccctcctcctccaaatGACTTAAtctcagccctcctcctcccctcccctcagcaacCTCTCTTCTCAGGCTCcaatctcccctcccctcccagaacCCGGCTTTGCCCTGCTTGTAACCTCTTATCCTGAACTGTCCATCTCCAGCCCCAGTCCCAGCTTCATCTATTACCACCCGTATGCCTGGCTCAGCTCCCCCAAGATCTGCCTGGTCCTGCCAGGTTCCCACTCTTCCTGACTCCTGTTGTGCGCTGCTCCCTTGGGAACTGAATCAGTCCCAGCCTTGCTGGGGAGAAAAGAAGGCAGGGCAGATTCTTCCCATTCCTCATCCCACTCTTCCGCACCATCTTTCCACtaggtttcttattttttattttaaaaaaaatggcttgCTTTAAAGAAAATAGTAGGACAAGGGATGCTCAGCTGTGACAGAGGCTATCCACCTTAAAGATCAAGCCCAGAGCTTGGCCTGGAGCTGACTTCTGTGTCTGAAATGGCCTGGGTCTGAATTCTGCTTCCATGTATTGCAGGGTGATTTGGGGCTAGTGAATTAACTGTCTCTGCAACTCAGCCCCTGTAGAGTGGGGAGAGTACTGTCACTTACCTCAGAGAGCTGTTTTAAGGACAAAATATGTGCctagcacagggttagagccctAGAAATATTGGGGTATAGTAATTTAAAAAGTCTGTCAATGAAGTAATTCATTCTGTGACTAAAATTCAAAGCATCAATGAATAGAGGTAATTAGATCGAtcaattcactcattcattcatttattttaatggggacACTGGGGATGTACTCTACCACTGGAATACAGGTAGTGTTTAAACTGGTGTCTGTGTGTACCCCCAGGATCATATCTTGGGGAGCCTTGGGCCCTCAGTCCACTCACACATGCTGCAGCATAGAGAAAAAGGGAATTTAGAGTTTTTGAAATATACCTCCCAATGTTGAATAATTGTCATAAATCCATTTAAAATAGCTGAATGGGGGGAAGGTCCCCTCAGCAGTATGTTTAGTCACAATAACAAATGTGTTGAGTGACAAGAAGGTCCAAGGAGTGGGCAGACAGGCTTGCTTCCTGCTGAGAACATTTATGCATTTGCATCCTTGATGTCTCCCGTACAGGGAACTAGGAAAGGAGGAAGCAGCCCAGGGTAGATCTCTAAATTCTTCTTCCTGcacccaaacacacacatactcctCTCCCCAACGTGACTGGTCCCAGACATGCTCCCTGAGATGGCAAGACGCTCAAGAGAGATGCTCATCTGTGGCGCAGGCAAGGTTGATCTCAGAATCAGAGCACTTGATCTGACTTACCAATCTTGTAAAATGGCAGAGAATAGTCTCTTTGGTAAGTGGTTTCTTTATACCATGGTTCAGCAGGCTTTGAATGTCTTCGAAAACAAATATATCTAGTGAGAGTCTGTTGGTCTAATTGAGGCTGATACTGACTTTTTCTCTTGGATGGAATTTCCAAGTCTATGAGAGGTctaaatgaaaatagaaacagcTTGCTGAATACTCATGCAGTAGAAGAAAaacattccatttttttcatcAGCTGAAATCCATTCTCCAGAAGTGGCCAGGAGACTACCTAGATAGTCTTGGCAATACCCCATAACTCCAAGGCTAGCCCCAGCAAAGTTGTCAGTAGGTGGGATTTCAGGAAATTCAGATGCCTGTTCTTCCCTTTAacatccttcctccttcccagtcACAGGTCACAGAAGGTGACCTGCATCAAAACTTCCACTGGATCTGCTCATGCATGGCTACTGCCCATACTCCAGACCTTCCCATACTCCAGACCTTCTCAGTGCCCCTTTGCAATGTAATTTTTCTATGGATGTTTGGTTCCATCAAGGAACCAGTGCTTTCTTTTCACTAGACTAACCACTATGGTATGGTGTGTACTGGTATTTGATGAACTTGAAATTGGTAAAACCTTCCTGTACCTCCACTCAGATGAGTAACCTCTGAAGGTGAAGGTAAAtgtaatactgaaatattttcatacaCTTGTGGGAGTATACATTCAATGGTGCAATTTGTTTGAGAACACTTCAGTGATATGTAATAATAcgtttaaaatgtgtatatatgttgtCCTAGAAACCCCAGAAATTAGGAATATCAACAAAGACTTAGCTCTAAGTTGCTTGCcaaagtatttttataataataaaaagaatggaaacaacctTCATATGGGAAAAAATAAGGAATTACCACAGACAGGAATGCCATTCCACCATTAAAAGTGATGCTGTAGAACTATAATTTTTGAGATGGAAGAAAGTCcacaatatattattttatctaaagAAAGATTGAATTGTACagtttaaatgaatgaatcatatggtatgtgaattatctcaataaagctgttatacaAAAAAAGGTTTcaatcaacaaaatattagaaaatggatttcaacaatacattaaaaggatcatataccatgattgAGGGGGTTTAGTCCgggatgcaaggatggctcaatatccacaaatcaatcaatgtcatgcaccacattaacaaaacgaaagagaaaaatcatattaTCATCATGCACAAAAAGCACtaacaaaattcaaaatcatttatgataaaactttCAACAAGCTGGGtatatacttcaacataataaaggccatgtatgcCAAACCCACAGCTcacatcatactcaatgatgaaatgcttttcctctaagatcaggaacaagataaggatgcccactctccccacttttattcaacatagtattggaagtcatATCCAGTgtaattaagcaagaaaaagaaataaaaggcatttaaataggagaggaagaagtaaagttgtctttatttgcagatgacatgatcttatatatagaaaaccctaaagatgctaTCAAAAAagtgttagaactaataaacaaactcAGTAAAGTttcaagatataaaataaatataaaatatctattgTTTCTTCTATGCACTAATAATAAACTATCTGGAAGGGAACTTAAGAAAATAACCCCATTTGCAATTtcaccaaaataataaaatactcaggaataaattgaacaaaggaggtaaaatatttgtacactgaaagttacaacactgatgaaagaaattgaagaaaaataaatataaaggtaTTATTTACTCACAGATCAAAAGGACtgatattataaaaatttccatactgtcaaagcaatctacagattcaatgcaattcatatcaaaattccaatggcatttttcacagacatagacaaataattctaaaatttgtatggaatcacaaaagaccccagaaagccaaagcaatcttgaggaagaacaaagctggaaaatcacatttcctgatttcaaactgaattataaagctataataatcaaaatagtatagtattggtatataaataaacatatatatcaatggaacagaacagtgagcccagaaatacatccatgcatatatggtcaattaatttatgacaagaatctcagtatgtgtgtgtggtacTGGAAAGGGGAGTGACACTGGATGGGTGGAGAGGTGCTCTGTGTGGATAGGTGTGGAGGTGAACCAAGAATTCCCTCCCACTTCTACttgctattgtttttttaaaatatatttttattgaagtacagtcaatttataatgttggatcagtttctggtgtacagtataatactTCAGTCAATAGGGAGATACATacattctttctcatattcttcttcaccataggttacaagatattgaatacagttccctgtgctatacagtataaagctgttgtttattttatatatattagtcagtatctgcaaatctcaaactcccaatttatcccttcccacccccttcccctcctacTTGCTATTGTTTTGTGCTTAATAGGTACTTGGTCCTGTAAAGTGGATACCTTATATGGTGGGCAGGAGCACGTCTTTCCCTCCAAAAGCTTGTCTCCTGTGTCAATCAAAACATTAGCTGTCTGATGAATGTGTCAGTCTCTTTGTGAGTTTGGGTTCTGTGTGACTGTCACTCAGTCTGGTCATTTCTTTGCTATTGACAGCTATGGCTTCTGAACCAGACCCTGGCGATTGCCCCTAGACCTACCCCTGCTGGACTGGCAccttctctgcctttgctctgggTGTTTCTCCAGAACCAGAATATGCTCCATTTTCAAGTAATACATTAGTATTCTGAAGACAAGATTTTCACTTAAAGGAGAGACTTTAATTCCATCAAGTTGTTGGAGGAATATATCTGAGGAAGGTAAACCATTAGTTTCCCTCTAAGGCTAACCTTGGGCAGGCACAAGTCTTGTCAGAGTCAAGGAAAGTCAAGACTCCCTTTGCCTGAGCTGTCCtgtggcaggaggaggagggtgaggcaTTGGAGTTAGGAGAATGGTCAGAGTCCACAGAACGCACATGGAGAGTGCCCTGGGGAGCTGGCTTCAGGCAGTAGGGTTCTGCTGTTTCCTTCCTTGTTTTCCCCTGGCAGGGGACAGCACCCTAACAGGAGTTTAACGTAAGTATGTATCTGAGTTAGAACAAAGAGTCTAGAACTGGGAATCAGAAAATGTGGATCAATTCACATCCCAGCTTTTACACAACCAGCTATACTTCAGGCAAGACGTGTCACTTCTCCAGGCTATGCTTTGTTTATCTAATTAGATCGGAATGTCCTCTAAAGCTATTTCCAGTTTGATCACCTATTACGTTTGGACTATGTGCTGCTTTACAGTTGCCACGTCTCCCTTTTCTTTGGAGAATAGTCAGGAGATGACTATATCAAATGcaattaagagaagaaaagaagtttGTAAGATATACTAGATGATGatagcaatttttattttattacagtcTGGAATTTTAcatcaattattttatttaacagacaACTGATACTCAGAGAAGGAATGAAAATTGTCTAAGATTAAACATTTCCTAAGTTACTCAGATTGCTGCTTTAAGTGCTGTGGTTTCCAGCCTCCTCAAACTAGAAAATAACATCaaagtgccattttttttttcctttttg contains:
- the SPMIP3 gene encoding protein SPMIP3 isoform X1, which translates into the protein MAAIRLREFFDRRPGIPPSIFIPHQGKDLHGYYPGQLARVHYDYTVKRSPRPLIDLEIPSKRKSQYQPQLDQQTLTRYICFRRHSKPAEPWYKETTYQRDYSLPFYKIDWDQKLATISANPRPLNSLPEHYCREERWL
- the SPMIP3 gene encoding protein SPMIP3 isoform X2, with translation MAAIRLREFFDRRPGIPPSIFIPHQGKDLHGYYPGQLARVHYDYTVKRSPRHSKPAEPWYKETTYQRDYSLPFYKIDWDQKLATISANPRPLNSLPEHYCREERWL